The Microbacterium sp. KUDC0406 genome includes a window with the following:
- a CDS encoding asparaginase, which yields MLETLTAQESVELAVVERSGFVESRHAGAAVVLSPDGEVIARHGNVEALILPRSSMKPLQAVACVTAGAALEGEQLALSTASHTGTDRHAEVVREMLVAGGLTEDDLGCPPSWPGDSETRRELIRDHAEPSRIRMNCSGKHAAMLRACVATGWPTEGYLDPAHPLQVHVREVVERLTGAKVAHTAIDGCGAPVHAMTLVGLARAIHRIGTASDRSPFALHRVAGTLVRAVRESPWTIAGPGHQDTIAIERLGVFAKHGAEGVMAMVAPDGTTVALKMLDGSGRAATAVAATLLARSGGLDEADVAALVADLPLVVSGGGVPVGVIRPSVGV from the coding sequence GTGCTCGAGACTCTCACCGCCCAGGAATCCGTGGAACTGGCCGTCGTCGAACGCAGCGGATTCGTCGAATCCCGGCACGCCGGCGCGGCGGTCGTGCTCTCGCCCGATGGCGAGGTCATCGCACGCCACGGCAATGTCGAGGCGCTGATCCTACCGCGATCGAGTATGAAGCCGCTGCAGGCCGTGGCCTGCGTCACGGCAGGCGCCGCGTTGGAGGGCGAGCAGCTCGCGCTGAGCACGGCGAGCCACACCGGCACCGACCGGCATGCGGAGGTCGTACGCGAAATGCTCGTCGCCGGGGGGCTCACCGAGGATGACCTGGGCTGCCCGCCCTCCTGGCCGGGCGACTCGGAGACCCGGCGGGAGTTGATCCGTGACCACGCGGAGCCCAGCCGCATCCGGATGAACTGCTCGGGCAAGCACGCCGCGATGCTGCGCGCCTGCGTCGCCACAGGCTGGCCGACCGAGGGATACCTGGACCCTGCGCACCCTCTGCAGGTGCACGTCCGCGAGGTCGTGGAGCGGCTCACCGGCGCGAAGGTGGCGCACACCGCGATCGACGGCTGCGGAGCACCCGTGCATGCGATGACGCTGGTGGGCCTCGCACGCGCCATCCATCGCATCGGGACGGCGTCGGATCGTTCGCCGTTCGCGCTGCACCGTGTCGCGGGCACCCTCGTCCGCGCTGTGCGCGAGAGCCCGTGGACGATCGCCGGCCCTGGGCACCAGGACACGATCGCGATCGAGCGACTCGGCGTCTTCGCCAAGCACGGCGCGGAGGGCGTCATGGCCATGGTGGCGCCGGACGGCACCACCGTCGCGCTGAAGATGCTGGACGGCAGCGGCCGTGCGGCCACTGCCGTCGCAGCGACCCTGCTCGCCCGGTCCGGCGGACTGGACGAGGCTGATGTCGCTGCCCTGGTCGCCGACCTCCCGCTCGTCGTGAGCGGCGGCGGTGTGCCGGTCGGCGTCATCCGTCCGAGCGTCGGCGTCTGA